CAGTCAAATCGCTCTGGCCGAAAGCGCGGCTGTTCATGGATCGTGACGCGACATTTGAACGCCTGCAACAGCACGCGCCAACGGCCCGTTGGCTGCATTTGGCGTCTCACGGGACGTTCCGTCGGGATAATCCGATGTTCTCGACGCTCAAACTGAGCAACCGATGGCTCAATCTGTATGATATTTTCAATTTGAACTTGAATGCCGACTTGGTCACGCTCAGCGCTTGCGAAACCGGGATGAATGAGGTTTTCCCCGGCGACGAACTGTTTGGTTTGATACGCGGATTCTTATATGCCGGCGCGCCATCGTTGATCGTCAGCCTGTGGGTTGTGCATGATCGCTCAACCACTGAATTAATGTGTCAGCTCTACACCGGCCTGCGGCAGGGTATCTCCAAGCGCGCTGCTCTCCGTCAGGCTCAGTTAACAGTCAAAGAAGCGTTTGAGCACCCGTATTATTGGGCTCCGTTCATCTTGGTCGGAGCAACGGCTTGCGTGCCGTCGCAAAATAAGCAGGCCAAGGAGAAAATAGCGCCATGGCATTGAACAGCATTCGGCATAGCTATCTCACAACACATCCGCGCGCACACCGACGAGGCGTAACGGGAACCTCCCACATTTTTGTCTCGTTGCGCCTCGTCGGCTGCTTGCCGATACTACACCAATGCCCGCAGGTCGGACAGGAAGATTTAGAGGGGTCATAGCCATGAAACACCAATCAATCATAAAAACACTGTCAACACTTTTGATTGCGATTGTAGTCACATTGGCGTTCATCGGTGGCGGCAGTTCCTGGCCGCCTACCATCCATGCGCAACGTGGCCTGAGAGCGCCGCACACCAATAACGAGGTTGTAGTGAAACTAACGCCTCAGGCCAACGCCAAACTGTTCGCTCAACAGCATCGGCTCATCGCGAAACAACGAATCAAAGCCAACATCTACTTATTCGAGATGCCCGCCAACGACTCACGATCCGTGCAAGATGTGGTTGATCAGGTAACTCGAGACCGGAATACTATCTGGGCCGAGCCTCATTTTCTGGCCAGCATTGACCAGGATGAGGGCGATACGGATTCTGACCAGCGCAGTGGAGCGAGCGTTGATCAGCGCAATACACCATTTGTGGATGGTCAATCGCCGCCAAGCTATTTTGGGCAAAACGCGCTTTCGCTCATCCGCGCCCAGCACGCTCGTCAATATGCCAGCGGCGCAGGCGTTATTGTGGCCGTGATTGACACGGGCGTGGACGCTTCCCATCCGGCCATTGGCGCTATCTATCCAGGATGGGATTTCGTCAATAACGACGCAGACCCGTCAGAGGCAGGCACAGGTCCAGCTTATGGTCATGGCACGCACGTGGCCAGCATCATCAAATTGATTGCGCCGGGAGCGGTCATCATGCCACAACGTGCATTCAAGGCTGACGGAAAAGGGAAAACAGCGGACATTGCCAACGCGATCTACAACGCCGTTGATTACGGCGCTCAAGTGATCAACATGAGCTTCAGCATGACCACCAACTCATCGAATATTCGAGAGGCTGTTGCCTACGCTGCCAATCATGGCGTAGTGCTGGTTTCGACGGCGGGCAACACTGGCACATCGGCAGTGCGCTATCCGGCCTTTTATCTGGGTGTCATCGGTGTGGCAGCGACCGACGAGTACGATCGGCGAGCGAGCTTTTCCAGTTATGGAGTGCATGTTCGAGCCTCGGCGCCGGGCGTCGGCATTTACGGCGCGTATCCTGGCAATCAGTGGGCGTGGTGGAGCGGAACGTCGTTTGCCGCGCCGATGGTTAGTGGGCAAGCAGCCTTACTCATCTCGCGGGGTCGTTCGACAAACTACATTTTCACCACCGCCGTCCCGCTGCCAGACAGCGGCATGGGGAGCGGACGCATTGATTGCCTTGCGTCAGTTCAATGAACACCCGACAGAAGTCAATCAAGGAGGTTTGGCATGAAAACAACAACCAGAAAAGCACAGGCCTTCCCGATGGTCAAACAAGCCATCATCAAGATGCAAGCCCTCACGATGCTGACGGTGGTAATGCTTGTCACTTTGACCTTGACTTCAGCCCCATTGCCTGAAGCTGACAACTTGAATACAACCGCGCATGCGCAACGCGAGCGAGTGATGCTCTATGTCAACAACCAACTCCTCGTCAAGTTGTCAGCAGAAGCGCAGGCCAAACCGTTCGCCCAACGATATGGCCTGACGCTCAAGCGACACATCAAGGCGAATCTGCATCTGTTCGAGATCGCCGCCGCTGATGTCACATCGGTCGAAGACCTTGTTGCTCATGTCAAACGAGACCGCGATGTCATCTGGGCCGAACCGAATTATCTGGCCAAGCTGGATCAAAACACAGATCAATTGCCCGACCCTTCGGTTGATCAACGTCACGTGCCACGTGTGAGTGACCGACTGCCGTCGGAGCATCTGAGGCAGTATGCCATCACCCAAGTCAAGGGTGAGCAGGCGCACCATTACTCAACAGGAGCGGGTACCTGGGTCGCCGTGATTGACACAGGAGCTGATGAATCACATCCGGCCATCAGGCAAGTGATCCAACCGGGATGGGACTTTGTGAGTGACGATGATGATCCTTCGGAAAGTGGTCACGGCAGCAGCTATGGCCATGGAACGGCTATCGCCAGCGTCATCCATCTGATCGCTCCCGATGCGACGCTCGTCGCCTACCGAGCGTTCAACGCGGACGGCTTAGGAACGGCAGCCGACATTGCCAGCGCGATCTACGACGCTGTGGACTATTACTGGGTTGATGTGATCAACGCCGGCTTCAGCATCCCGGTGGATTCCTCTACGCTCAGCGAGGCCATTGAGTATGCTCGCCAACGCGGTGTTGTACTGATCGCTTCAGCCGGCAACGCAGCCGAGCGAGCAGCGCGCTATCCGGCGATCTACGCCGGCGTCATCGGTGTAGCAGCAACCGACTCAACAGACCGACGAGCCCCATTTTCAAATTACGGAGCCGGCGTTGACGTAGCGGCACCGGGCGTCAACATTCATGGCGCGTATCCCGGCAATCGCTGGGCCCGGTGGAGTGGAACCTCGTTGGCCACAGCGTTGGTCAGTGGCCAGGCCGCTCTGATTCTGGCAGAAGGGCGCTCAATAGACGTGATGAGTCGCACGGCCGATCCCGTTGTTGACACGGAGCTGCGAGCAGGGCGAATTAACTGCCTGCGCGCTCTTCAATAATGGCTGGATACTGTTCGTCAACTGTACAACATTAAGGTGAGCGTCAAACTCGCCGATAGAACCTGCGAAATACCCAATCACGATCTGCTTATAACAACGGTAGGGGGCGCGGCCTCCGAGCGCTCGTCAGCGGGATGGATGAGCGCTCGGAGGCTTCATAATGATAGGTTGTCCGGTCGCGCCGGGTACGTGCTCGGAGGCTTCATGAGGATAGGTTGTCCGGTCGTGATAAACGAGCAGTCGGATGTTTCGTGCCGATAGGTTGCGCGGTCGTGCCGGCCAACTTCGTTGAGAATCAATGCTGAGTAGTTACCAATGCAATCATGTCCCCCTTCACACCAATAGTCCGGCGAAAGGCCCTATGTGATGAAGCGATATGGAGAGCAGCAGCAGAACGTTCCAAGCGGCAGTCTACGGTCTTGTGTGGGTATTTGGGATTACTCATGCTACGCTCGTTCCTGCTGAGCCGCGCAAGCGGCGCATGAAAGGGTAGCCGACGTGCAACGTCTGGCTACCCTCTAGTAGGCGGCTGCCGCTGCTCGGAGCTCGATCGTTAAAAACGCCAAACTTCAGCGGGCATCCACACAGCCACACCCCTACAAAGAACATGGGTCTTTCCACAATTGGTATCACATCGCTGATGGCAGCTTTGATCAATCTCTCATCCGTTCTTGCTTGCGGCCATGCCGAACGACACAGCGGATA
This portion of the Blastocatellia bacterium genome encodes:
- a CDS encoding S8 family serine peptidase; this translates as MKTTTRKAQAFPMVKQAIIKMQALTMLTVVMLVTLTLTSAPLPEADNLNTTAHAQRERVMLYVNNQLLVKLSAEAQAKPFAQRYGLTLKRHIKANLHLFEIAAADVTSVEDLVAHVKRDRDVIWAEPNYLAKLDQNTDQLPDPSVDQRHVPRVSDRLPSEHLRQYAITQVKGEQAHHYSTGAGTWVAVIDTGADESHPAIRQVIQPGWDFVSDDDDPSESGHGSSYGHGTAIASVIHLIAPDATLVAYRAFNADGLGTAADIASAIYDAVDYYWVDVINAGFSIPVDSSTLSEAIEYARQRGVVLIASAGNAAERAARYPAIYAGVIGVAATDSTDRRAPFSNYGAGVDVAAPGVNIHGAYPGNRWARWSGTSLATALVSGQAALILAEGRSIDVMSRTADPVVDTELRAGRINCLRALQ
- a CDS encoding S8 family serine peptidase; amino-acid sequence: MKHQSIIKTLSTLLIAIVVTLAFIGGGSSWPPTIHAQRGLRAPHTNNEVVVKLTPQANAKLFAQQHRLIAKQRIKANIYLFEMPANDSRSVQDVVDQVTRDRNTIWAEPHFLASIDQDEGDTDSDQRSGASVDQRNTPFVDGQSPPSYFGQNALSLIRAQHARQYASGAGVIVAVIDTGVDASHPAIGAIYPGWDFVNNDADPSEAGTGPAYGHGTHVASIIKLIAPGAVIMPQRAFKADGKGKTADIANAIYNAVDYGAQVINMSFSMTTNSSNIREAVAYAANHGVVLVSTAGNTGTSAVRYPAFYLGVIGVAATDEYDRRASFSSYGVHVRASAPGVGIYGAYPGNQWAWWSGTSFAAPMVSGQAALLISRGRSTNYIFTTAVPLPDSGMGSGRIDCLASVQ